CGACCCCGATCACAATCAGCACGGCATTAACCACCAGACTGATCCAATCCAGCACCACCAGCGAATAAATCACGCCCGGCACGGCGAAAGCAATCAGCAGCCAGGCGCAAATGTGAATCCAGCGAACCATGGGGTAATGCTGCCGAAGTGCCACCCCCGGGCAAGGCAATCTTGGCGACTACGCGGCGAATTTTGCCTGTTGCCGGAAATAGTTTTGCGCTCCGCAGCAGGATCCTCTTAGAAAGACCTCCATGTATGAATTAACAGGAAAAGTGAAGCTCGTGATGGAAGAGCAAACCTTCGGCAGTGGCTTCAACAAGCGCGAATTCGTCGTGACCACTGCAGAGGAAAAATACCCGCAAGACATCAAGTTCGAGACCGTGAAGGACAAAACCTCGCTACTCGATGGCGTTTCCGAGGGTGACGAAGTGACCGTCAGCTTCGATGTGCGTGGCCGTGAGTGGAAGGGCAACTACTACGTGAACCTAAACGCATGGAAAATCGTTGCGGGCTCTGGCAGTAAGGGAGGCAGCGATGAGCCGCCCCTGGACTACTACGACAACAACGCCGAATCCGAAGAGGAAGAAGACGTCCCGTTCTAAGCAAATTGGCGGGTAAATTTAAGAGTTGCCAAGGGCGGATTAGCCGTCCATTTTGACCGGCTTTTCCAACTTTAGACCCAACCAACCATGGCACGAGATACCGTAATTTTAGAATGCACCGAAGCGCGCAAGGAAAACAAGCCTGTGTCGCGTTACATGACTACGCGCAATAAGAAGCTCCAAACCGAGCGCGTCGAAAAGAAGAAGTACAATCCGCATCTTCGCCGCCACACGGTGCACCGCGAAATCAAGAACTAATCGCGGCCATAGCCTTTAGCAACAAGCCAGTCTCCTCGGAGGCTGGCTTATTTTTTGCGTCGAATGCTTGGTGGGCGGGTGTTTGAGCGCTTTCGAGCGATCATTTTGTTCGCCCCCGGGAAGCGAATCGGCTCATCCGGGGCATCACGACGCGCAGATCGCCACTTGTCACGATGGTTGCGAATCCAATCTAGCAAAGCACGTTCGAAGCCGATATCGTAACCGAGCTTTTCGGACTCGATCCACTTGTGGCGCAAAATTTCTTCCCGCTCAGCCAAAAATTCTTGGTAAAGGCTTGAGCGCTGCACCAAATCTTCCCCGCCGGGGATGATTTTTCGTTCTGGAGCTTTCATGCTGGAGACGTTGTGGAATTGGGCATCCACGCCGTGTCACATACGGGCGTTGTTTCAGTTAGGTTAATCGGATTAAAAAGACATCACTAAAACTTGTAAAGCACCTTAGTTTCGATTTACGCCAAAATAATTCATGGAACTCAAACAGGAAACTCACGTCTGAGCCGTTCAGCGATCTCCAAAAACACCTTGCTGGCAACGACTTGCGGGTCACTCACCACGATTGGGATTCCCTGATCGGACCCCTCCCGGAGTAAAGGCTCCAGAGGGACCTCCCCCAGAAATACGGTCTCCAGGGCCTCGGCAGTCCGTTTGCCACCCCCCTGGCCGAAAATATACTGGCGGGAGCCGTCCGCCGCCTCGAGGTAGCTCATATTCTCAGCCACACCGATAATAGGCACGTTCACCTTGCCAAACATCATGGCTCCACGGCGGGCAACGTTCACCGCGGCAGCCTGCGGGGTGGTCACCACGATGGCTCCGCGCAGCGGCAGAGTCTGCACCAGGGAGAGCTGGGCGTCACCCGTGCCGGGTGGCAAGTCGACCACCAGAAAATCCAGCTCGCCCCATTCGACGTTGGCCGCGAACTGCTGGATGGTCTTCATAATCATGGGGCCGCGCCAAACGACCGGCGTTTCCTCGTCGATCAGGAGGCCCATCGACATCACGCGGACGTTAAAATTCTCCACCGGAATCAGCATCTCGCCGCGAATTTCCGGCTGCTGGCTCACGCCCATCATCAGCGGTGCCGACGGGCCGTAAATGTCGCAGTCCATCAGGCCGACTCGGCGCTTGCGGCCATTCTCCGTGAGGACCTTGTCCAGCGCGCAGGCCAGATTGACCGAAAATGTGCTCTTGCCAACACCCCCCTTGCCACTGGCCACAGCGATAATGTGCTTCACGCCCGGGAGCGCTTGCTGGGCCGGACCGGTCACTTGCTTGCCACCTGCGGCTGGGGGCGGTGTGTTCGGCTTGCTTACGGCCACGCTCACCTCGACCTCTGTCACGCCATCCAGACGCGACAAGGTATTTTCCACGTCGCTCTTGACCTGCGTCGGCACGCGTGGATCGGCAGTCGTCAGCGCCAGGCCGACCTTGGCCGTACCATTGGCAAATTCGATGTTTTTAACCAACCCGAAGGAGACGATATCCCGGCTGAAACCGGGGTATTTTACGCCCTTCAAGGCTTCTTCAATTTGGGTGGTATCCATGTGAGTGAGGGAAAAGTTTTTTAGACGCTAACTAGACAGCGGGTGAGGTTAAGTAAAATCGACATGTCCGTTTTACCAAAGCAAACGAATCTACCTAAACGACTATACTAACACCAGATGAGAGGTGCCTGACCACTTTAATCTTTTTCCTTTTTCCTTTAGTCTCCTCAGCTGCTCAGGACATGAGGCATATTTTTTGAAAATCCGGTTGAACCGTTTCCACGTCATGATTGTCTTTAGACCATGCGCTTGTTTCGACTTTTGTGCCCGGTGATCGGGCTACTTTTCGCCATTCAGTTTAACGCCCACGCTCAGGGGTATGTCATCGAGAAAACGACCGATAAAAAGGTCACCCCGATCGCCGTGGACAGCAGTGACAGCTCCACGGAAGCCCTGGCAAAAATTGCCTTCAACAGCCATGGTGCCTTCCGCTTGGTCAAACCCAGCAGCGCGAGCGCGGTAATCAAACTGACCCCGGTCGGAGGCAACCAGTGCAACGTGAAAGTCGTCTCTGGCAACCCGGCACAAGTGCTCTTCCAAGACACCGCCACCGGCGACAGCGCGAACAATGCCACGCTCCGTGCTTGCGATATGGCCGTCAAAGCCCTGACGAATGCACCAGGTTATTTCGCCGGCACCATTGCCTTTGTCGCCGATCGCACTGGCGGCAAAGAAATCTGGATGGGCGACGTCTTTTTCCGCACCGCCAAACCAGTCACCAGTGACAAGGCCAACGCCCAGCGCCCCTACCTCACGCCGGATGGACGCACCCTCTTCTACCGCAGCTACATGCATCGTTTTTCTGATGTTTACAAGCAGGACGTCGCCAGCGGTCGCCGCACGGTCTTTGCCAAATACAAGGGCACCAACGCCGGCGGTGCCGTGAGCCCAGACGGCCAAAACGTCGCACTGATCCTCTCCTCCCCCGGCAACTCCGAGCTTTTCATCCAGGACATCAATCAATCGCGCAAACCGCGGCGCCTCACCACCAATCGCTACGTGGAAGCCGACCCCACTTGGTCCCCGGATGGCCGCCGCCTCATCGTGACCA
Above is a window of Cerasicoccus sp. TK19100 DNA encoding:
- a CDS encoding DUF3127 domain-containing protein, which gives rise to MYELTGKVKLVMEEQTFGSGFNKREFVVTTAEEKYPQDIKFETVKDKTSLLDGVSEGDEVTVSFDVRGREWKGNYYVNLNAWKIVAGSGSKGGSDEPPLDYYDNNAESEEEEDVPF
- the rpmG gene encoding 50S ribosomal protein L33, with the translated sequence MARDTVILECTEARKENKPVSRYMTTRNKKLQTERVEKKKYNPHLRRHTVHREIKN
- a CDS encoding Mrp/NBP35 family ATP-binding protein; the protein is MDTTQIEEALKGVKYPGFSRDIVSFGLVKNIEFANGTAKVGLALTTADPRVPTQVKSDVENTLSRLDGVTEVEVSVAVSKPNTPPPAAGGKQVTGPAQQALPGVKHIIAVASGKGGVGKSTFSVNLACALDKVLTENGRKRRVGLMDCDIYGPSAPLMMGVSQQPEIRGEMLIPVENFNVRVMSMGLLIDEETPVVWRGPMIMKTIQQFAANVEWGELDFLVVDLPPGTGDAQLSLVQTLPLRGAIVVTTPQAAAVNVARRGAMMFGKVNVPIIGVAENMSYLEAADGSRQYIFGQGGGKRTAEALETVFLGEVPLEPLLREGSDQGIPIVVSDPQVVASKVFLEIAERLRREFPV